The Pochonia chlamydosporia 170 chromosome 1, whole genome shotgun sequence genome window below encodes:
- a CDS encoding monocarboxylate permease (similar to Colletotrichum gloeosporioides Nara gc5 XP_007274610.1) codes for MATSGATQTQAELSPSDGSLSHRAAALNTNDTILSVDEAIDNVLEASRLADSTVPDGGPGWIVIVACAVVSFWFTGVNYSWGVTQAAFVESGLSSASTLSFIGSIPPTIISAMAIINSRIVRIIGARSTAMIGIGVIFLAQLTSSFTVTNLAGLFVTAGAMLGCGMSLCFTTCSVTPAQYFKQKRGLANGIVFAGGGLGGATVTIMQGVLIQHVGVAWTYRIMALATLATGMPAAWMIKERIRVPTIGFVDWSLFKDTRFALIFVAGAIATFPLLVPPFFLPLYSHSLGLSPNTGAALLAGFNFSSAAGRILCGFVSDKLGPLNTLFGSLVVSSLGMLVLWPTSTTLAPLAVFTVLNGTANGGFFATIPTAVGNVFGSVRVAVALGMIVTGWGGGYLMGAPIAGYLLNAYGGEKAGLEAYRPAMYYAGSLSLASAGLIALMRLRMAISLGTRL; via the exons ATGGCGACATCTGGAGCTACTCAAACACAGGCGGAACTATCGCCTAGCGATGGAAGTCTCTCGCATCGAGCAGCCGCCCTAAACACAAATGACACTATTCTCTCCGTTGATGAGGCTATCGACAATGTCCTGGAAGCATCCCGGCTAGCTGATAGTACAGTCCCTGACGGCGGACCAGGATGGATCGTCATTGTTGCATGTGCCGTTGTTTCGTTTTGGTTCACAGGCGTTAACTACAGCTGGGGAGTCACTCAAGCAGCTTTTGTCGAATCAGGCTTATCTTCAGCGTCGACACTTTCTTTTATTGGCTCTATCCCACCGACAATCATCAGCgccatggccatcatcaatTCGCGGATTGTTCGTATAATCGGCGCGCGCTCGACCGCCATGATAGGCATCGGCGTTATCTTCCTCGCGCAGTTGACTAGTAGTTTTACAGTTACTAATCTAGCTGGTCTGTTCGTCACAGCCGGCGCCATGCTAGGCTGTGGGATGAGTCTCTGCTTTACAACGTGCTCCGTCACGCCGGCACAATACTTCAAACAGAAGCGTGGATTAGCCAATGGGATTGTTTTTGCTGGCGGTGGTCTCGGAGGCGCTACCGTCACCATCATGCAGGGCGTCTTGATCCAACACGTCGGAGTGGCCTGGACATACAGAATCATGGCTTTGGCCACTTTGGCTACAGGAATGCCGGCTGCGTGGATGATCAAGGAACGAATAAGGGTCCCTACTATCGGCTTTGTCGATTGGAGTCTATTCAAGGACACGAGGTTTGCGCTAATATTTGTTGCTGGCGCGATTGCAACGTTTCCGCTCTTGGTGCCGCCATTCTTTCTTCCGTTATACAGTCACTCACTTGGCTTGTCTCCAAATACAGGGGCAGCACTTCTGGCAggcttcaacttctcctcCGCAGCTGGACGTATCTTGTGCGGATTTGTCTCAGACAAGCTCGGTCCGCTGAACACTCTATTTGGCAGTCTTGTAGTAAGCTCGTTGGGGATGCTGGTTCTGTGGCCAACTTCCACAACCCTCGCGCCTTTGGCCGTTTTCACGGTTCTGAATGGTACAGCCAATGGAGGATTTTTTGCAACCATACCTACTGCTGTGGGGAATGTGTTTGGGTCTGTGAGAGTAGCCGTTGCTCTTGGGATGATTGTGACGGGCTGGGGTGGAGGGTATCTTATG GGAGCACCAATTGCCGGATATCTGTTAAACGCGTACGGCGGCGAAAAGGCAGGATTGGAAGCATATCGGCCTGCGATGTACTACGCAGGATCACTTTCTCTGGCTTCTGCTGGGTTGATAGCTCTGATGCGACTTCGAATGGCTATATCTTTAGGGACAAGATTATGA